Proteins from one Pleuronectes platessa chromosome 16, fPlePla1.1, whole genome shotgun sequence genomic window:
- the kat2a gene encoding histone acetyltransferase KAT2A, translating into MSDPAQALQPRLLQAQSAGSAGSSTAATGSGPGNSDPARPGLSQQQRASQKKAQVRAFPRAKKLEKLGVFSACKASDTCKCNGWKNPNPPSATRMDLQPQAASLSESCRSCGHALADHVSHLENVSEDEINRLLGMVVDVENLFMSVHKEEDTDTKQVYFYLFKLLRKCILQMSQPVVEGSLGSPPFEKPNIEQGVLNFVQYKFSHLAPKERQTMFELSKMFLLCLNYWKLETPTQYRQRTQKDDGTAYKVDYTRWLCYCHVPQSNDSLPRYETTQVFGRSLLKSIFTVTRRQLLEKFRVEKDKLLPEKRTLILTHFPKFLSMLEEEIYGDNSPIWEADFTMPAADGTQLGHQTVISPAAVSGSPALAKGLSSISSLGGIDSGCSETITGEKRKLPEALTLEDAKRIRVMGDIPMELVNEVMMTITDPAAMLGPETNLLTPNAARDETARLEERRGIIEFHVIGNSLSQKSNKKILMWLVGLQNVFSHQLPRMPKEYITRLVFDPKHKTLALIKDGRVIGGICFRMFPTQGFTEIVFCAVTSNEQVKGYGTHLMNHLKEYHIKHNILYFLTYADEYAIGYFKKQGFSKDIKVPKSRYLGYIKDYEGATLMECELNPRIPYTELSHIIKRQKEIIKKLIERKQSQIRKVYPGLTCFKEGVRQIPVESIPGIRETGWKPSNKDKGKEVKDPDVLYNMLKNLLAQIKTHPDAWPFMEPVKKSEAPDYYEIIRFPIDLKTMTERLKNRYYVTKKLFIADLQRIITNCREYNPPDSEYCKCANTLEKFFYFKLKDGGLIEK; encoded by the exons ATGTCGGATCCGGCTCAGGCCTTACAGCCCCGGCTTCTTCAAGCCCAGTCAGCGGGCTCAGCTGGCTCCAGCACCGCCGCCACAGGCTCCGGGCCCGGGAACAGTGACCCGGCAAGACCGGGACTGAGCCAGCAGCAGCGTGCCAGCCAGAAGAAAGCCCAAGTCCGAGCTTTCCCACGGGCGAAAAAGCTTGAGAAACTTGGCGTATTCTCCGCTTGCAAG GCGAGTGACACCTGCAAGTGCAATGGATGGAAAAACCCAAATCCTCCATCGGCCACACGTATGGACCTGCAGCCGCAAGCAGCCAGCCTGAGCGAGTCGTGCCGCAGCTGTGGACATGCCCTGG CCGATCATGTGTCCCACCTGGAGAACGTGTCTGAGGATGAGATTAACAGGCTGTTGGGGATGGTGGTGGACGTGGAGAACCTTTTCATGTCTGTGCACAAAGAGGAGGACACTGACACCAAACAGGTCTACTTTTACCTCTTTAAG CTGTTAAGGAAATGCATCCTGCAGATGAGCCAGCCAGTGGTAGAGGGTTCCCTCGGAAGTCCGCCCTTCGAAAAGCCCAACATTGAGCAG GGGGTTTTGAATTTCGTTCAGTATAAATTCAGCCACCTGGCACCAAAGGAAAGGCAGACCATGTTTGAGCTGTCAAAGATGTTCCTCTTGTGCCTCAACTACTGGAAGCTGGAGACGCCGACACAGTATCGCCAGCGCACACAGAAAGACGATGGGACAGCGTACAAAGTGGACTACACCag GTGGCTGTGCTACTGCCACGTCCCCCAGAGCAACGACAGCCTGCCGCGCTATGAAACCACTCAGGTGTTCGGCCGCAGCTTGCTCAAGTCCATCTTCACCGTGACCCGACGCCAGCTCCTGGAGAAGTTTCGAGTGGAGAAGGATAAACTGCTGCCAGAGAAACGCACACTCATCCTCACACACTTCCCCAA GTTTCTTTCCATGCTGGAGGAGGAAATATATGGCGATAATTCACCCATCTGGGAGGCCGACTTCACCATGCCTGCCGCCGATGGCACACAGCTGGGACATCAAACAG TGATCAGTCCTGCTGCCGTGTCTGGCTCCCCTGCTCTTGCTAAAGGCCTGAGCAGCATCTCCTCTCTGGGCGGCATCGACTCTGGATGTTCGGAGACCATCACAG GAGAGAAGCGCAAACTTCCAGAGGCGTTGACCCTGGAGGACGCTAAGCGGATACGTGTGATGGGAGACATTCCTATGGAGCTGGTCAATGAAGTTATGATGACAATCACTGACCCTGCTGCTATGCTCGGACCAGAG ACTAATCTGCTCACGCCAAACGCTGCCCGTGATGAGACTGCCAGGCTGGAGGAGCGCCGGGGCATCATAGAGTTCCACGTCATTGGAAACTCGCTTTCCCAGAAGTCCAACAAGAAGATCCTGATGTGGCTGGTCGGCCTGCAAAATGTCTTCTCTCATCAATTACCTCGCATGCCCAAAGAGTACATCACACGACTGGTGTTTGACCC GAAGCACAAGACCCTAGCCCTTATTAAAGATGGCCGCGTCATCGGAGGCATCTGTTTTAGGATGTTTCCCACTCAGGGCTTCACGGAGATCGTCTTCTGTGCTGTCACATCCAATGAACAAGTGAAG GGCTACGGTACCCACCTGATGAACCACCTGAAGGAGTACCACATCAAACACAACATTCTCTATTTCCTCACTTACGCTGACGAGTACGCCATTGGCTACTTCAAAAAGCAG GGCTTTTCCAAAGACATCAAAGTGCCGAAGAGTCGATACCTGGGATACATCAAAGACTACGAAGGAGCGACGCTCATGGAGTGTGAGCTGAACCCGAGAATCCCCTACACTGAGCTCTCGCATATCatcaaaagacagaaagag ATTATTAAGAAGCTGATTGAGAGAAAGCAGAGCCAGATTAGAAAGGTTTACCCAGGACTTACCTGCTTCAAAGAGGGAGTCCGACAAATCCCAGTGGAGAGCATTCCAGGCATAA GAGAGACGGGCTGGAAACCCAGTAACAAGGACAAAGG CAAAGAGGTGAAGGACCCTGACGTGTTGTACAACATGCTGAAGAACCTCCTGGCCCAGATAAAG ACCCACCCTGATGCCTGGCCTTTCATGGAACCAGTGAAGAAATCGGAGGCTCCAGATTACTATGAAATCATCCGATTTCCCATCG ACCTGAAAACTATGACGGAGAGACTGAAGAACAGGTACTATGTGACCAAGAAGCTTTTCATTGCGGACCTGCAGCGAATCATCACCAACTGCCGCGAATACAACCCCCCGGACAGTGAATACTGCAAGTGTGCCAACACCCTGGAGAAGTTCTTCtacttcaaattaaaagacGGAGGCCTGATCGAGAAATGA
- the dhx58 gene encoding probable ATP-dependent RNA helicase DHX58 — MAEFGLYSYQQEVVERALQGENVIIWLPTGGGKTRAAVYVAKRHLETTQNAKVVVLVNKVHLVDQHYTKEFKPHLGSDYTLVPVSGESELKDLFGKVVQDSDVVICTAQILYNALTNSEETKHVELSDITLLIVDECHHTNKKSVYNQIMSCYMEKKLKGELPLPQILGLTASPGTGGARILENAVEHVLQICANLDSSIVSTKNYAPELKKKVPRPIKTFDIVENRPEDPFGDDLKRMMQRIEEQLNLPADFTLRECGTQEYEADVVILEQRGVRDDNRRLAQCALHLRQYNDALLINDTLRMMDAYDSLEEFYSSKSKTAIDKTDNFLVGIFQAHQAELRRLAGDPRYENPKMAKLESVLLKQFGSGVQSKGILFSKTRKSIRCLNDWVLNNRALQEAGIMADVLTGAGNGNTYMTQREQSDTIRHFRQGVLNLLISTSVAEEGLDIPECNLVVRYGLLTNEIAQQQASGRARAQDSKYSVVAAQGGREVRRELTNEYLEELTGKAIARVQDMSPHEFRGKITKMQTEAVNKSRIKERSEMQKRSLYTASSIQLLCRNCFKPVASGSDIKLIDNVHHVNVNPDFKKHYKVGGQLMLPKSFEDWEPGRIISCNNGNCSQQWGFEMKYKDIALLPNLAIKHMFLQTPGGRMTKKKWKDVPFTSDNFNFEEYCQENFPDLFD; from the exons ATGGCAGAGTTCGGACTGTATTCATACCAGCAGGAAGTGGTGGAAAGGGCTCTTCAGGGAGAGAACGTGATCATCTGGCTGCCGACCGGGGGCGGAAAGACGCGAGCTGCTGTGTATGTGGCCAAGAGACACCTGGAAACCACACAGAACGCCAAGGTGGTGGTCCTGGTCAACAAG GTTCACCTAGTAGACCAACATTACACCAAAGAGTTCAAGCCTCATCTGGGCTCCGACTACACCCTGGTGCCAGTGAGTGGAGAGAGCGAGTTGAAGGACCTGTTCGGAAAAGTGGTGCAGGACTCGGACGTGGTCATCTGCACAGCACAGATCTTGTACAACGCTCTGACCAACAGCGAGGAAACCAAACATGTTGAGCTCTCGG ATATCACTCTACTGATAGTTGATGAGTGTCACCACACCAACAAGAAGTCGGTCTACAACCAGATCATGAGTTGCTACATGGAGAAGAAGTTGAAGGGAGAGCTTCCGTTGCCGCAGATCCTGGGTCTCACTGCATCCCCAGGGACGGGGGGCGCTAGGATCCTGGAGAATGCCGTGGAGCACGTCCTGCAG aTTTGTGCCAACCTGGACTCATCCATAGTTTCAACCAAGAACTATGCCCCTGAGTTGAAGAAGAAGGTGCCGAGACCCATCAAGACATTTGACATTGTCGAGAACAGAcctgaa gACCCgttcggagatgatcttaagaGGATGATGCAGAGGATCGAAGAGCAATTGAACTTAcccgcagacttcacactgaGAGAGTGTGGCACGCAGGAGTACGAGGCAGATGTGGTGATTTTAGAGCAGCGAG GGGTAAGGGACGACAACAGACGGCTCGCACAATGTGCTCTCCACCTCAGACAGTACAACGATGCCCTGCTCATCAACGACACCCTGCGTATGATGGACGCTTACGACAGCCTGGAGGAGTTCTACAGCTCTAAGTCCAAAACAGCAATCGACAAAACAGACAACTTCCTGGTGGGAATTTTCCAAG CGCATCAGGCGGAATTGAGGAGACTTGCAGGAGATCCTCGCTACGAGAACCCAAAGATGGCCAAACTTGAGAGCGTTCTGCTGAAACAGTTCGGTTCAGGTGTGCAGTCAAAGGGGATCCTCTTCAGCAAAACACGCAAAAGCATCCGCTGCCTGAATGATTGGGTCCTCAACAACAGAGCCTTACAGGAAGCTGGCATCATGGCAGATGTCCTGACCGGGGCTGGCAACGGCAACACTTACATGACACAG AGAGAGCAGTCCGACACGATCCGCCATTTCCGACAGGGCGTTCTCAACCTGCTTATCTCCACCAGCGTGGCGGAGGAGGGCCTCGACATTCCTGAATGCAACCTGGTGGTGCGCTACGGCCTGCTTACAAATGAGATCGCCCAGCAGCAGGCCAGCGGACGTGCCAGAGCGCAGGACAGCAAGTATTCAGTGGTTGCCGCGCAAGGCGGGCGGGAGGTGCGCAGAGAGCTCACCAACGAgtatctggaggagctgactgGGAAAGCCATCGCTAGGGTCCAAGATATGAGCCCCCACGAGTTTCGCGGAAAG ATAACTAAGATGCAGACAGAAGCTGTCAATAAAAGTAGAATCAAAGAGCGCAGTGAAATGCAGAAGAGGAGTCTCTACACCGCCTCCAGTATCCAGCTCCTGTGTCGAAACTGTTTCAAGCCTGTGGCCTCTGGCAGCGACATTAAACTCATCGACAATGTGCACCATGTCAACGTCAATCCGGACTTTAA GAAACACTACAAAGTGGGAGGGCAGTTGATGCTACCAAAGAGTTTTGAGGACTGGGAGCCTGGGCGGATTATCAGCTGCAACAACGGCAACTGCAGCCAG CAATGGGGATTTGAGATGAAGTACAAGGATATCGCCCTGCTGCCCAATCTGGCTATTAAGCATATGTTCCTGCAGACGCCTGGTGGCAGGATGACTAAGAAAAAGTGGAAGGATGTCCCTTTCACTTCGGACAACTTCAACTTTGAGGAATACTGCCAAGAAAACTTCCCTGACCTCTTCGACTGA